A single window of Vigna radiata var. radiata cultivar VC1973A chromosome 4, Vradiata_ver6, whole genome shotgun sequence DNA harbors:
- the LOC106758904 gene encoding uncharacterized protein LOC106758904, which yields MFSSKGELQQKTVLEMKQDDKFFSRLLSKENSMSKPSFRMAVAVPFVWESQPGTPKHTFSENTLPPLTPPPSYYANSTNKNNTLKKRSRSNLFLALFPKLNLKKTLLSPSSSSSLSSPSPSLWSPSDSSKVVPVGKHARRRFLSFGSSFDFRGEDEEEGASSPTSTLCFGLSRSTSTLASFRGSSRRS from the coding sequence ATGTTCAGTAGCAAAGGTGAGCTTCAGCAAAAGACAGTGCTGGAGATGAAGCAAGATGACAAGTTCTTCAGCAGGCTTCTCTCAAAGGAAAATTCAATGTCGAAACCCTCTTTCAGAATGGCTGTTGCAGTTCCCTTTGTGTGGGAGTCTCAACCTGGCACCCCCAAACACACTTTCTCTGAAAACACTCTCCCTCCTCTCACTCCTCCACCTTCCTACTATGCCAACTCcaccaacaaaaacaacacactcAAGAAACGCTCAAGATCCAATCTTTTCCTAGCACTCTTCCCAAAGCTAAATCTCAAGAAAACCCTTCTCTCaccctcttcatcttcttctctatcTTCTCCATCGCCCTCTCTTTGGTCACCCTCAGATTCTTCCAAAGTTGTCCCTGTTGGGAAGCATGCCAGGAGGCGTTTCTTAAGCTTTGGTTCATCTTTTGACTTCCGGGgagaggatgaagaagagggTGCCTCTTCACCCACTTCAACTCTTTGTTTCGGCCTTTCTCGTTCCACAAGCACTTTGGCCAGCTTCCGAGGCTCAAGCAGGAGGTCAtga
- the LOC106758861 gene encoding cationic peroxidase 1, translated as MDTTLFSMNKPTFKIRFFLFLCFFIGIVSSQLSSDFYSTTCPNALSTIKSGVDSAVSNEARMGASLLRLHFHDCFVQGCDASVLLNDTSSFTGEQSAGPNVNSIRGFGVIDSIKSELESLCPGVVSCADILAVAARDSVVALGGQSWTVQLGRRDSRTANLDAANSDLPGFTFSLQQLIDSFSKKDFTTEEMVTLSGGHTIGQASCSTFRTRIYNDTNIDSSFATSLQANCPSVGGDRNLAPLDSSPTTFDNAYFQDLQSQKGLLHSDQELFNGGSTDSQVNGYVSNPSSFQTDFANAMVKMGNLGPLLTGSSGEIRTNCWKTN; from the exons ATGGATACTACTCTTTTCTCCATGAACAAACCAACCTTCAAAATTcgctttttcttattcttatgCTTCTTCATTGGGATAGTTTCATCCCAATTGTCCTCTGATTTTTACTCCACAACCTGTCCTAATGCACTTTCAACCATTAAGAGTGGAGTCGATTCTGCAGTTAGCAATGAAGCTCGTATGGGAGCATCCCTCCTACGTCTCCATTTCCATGATTGCTTTGTTCAA GGATGTGATGCCTCAGTGCTATTAAACGATACATCAAGTTTCACAGGTGAACAATCAGCAGGACCCAACGTGAATTCCATAAGGGGTTTTGGTGTAATAGACAGCATTAAGTCTGAGTTGGAAAGCTTGTGCCCTGGTGTTGTTTCTTGTGCTGATATTCTCGCTGTAGCAGCAAGAGACTCAGTCGTTGCT CTTGGTGGACAAAGTTGGACAGTGCAACTGGGTAGAAGAGACTCAAGGACAGCAAATTTAGATGCTGCAAACTCAGACTTACCTGGTTTTACTTTCAGTCTACAGCAACTTATCGATTCTTTCTCAAAAAAAGATTTCACCACAGAAGAAATGGTTACCCTGTCAG GAGGGCACACAATTGGGCAAGCTAGTTGTTCAACTTTCAGAACAAGGATTTACAACGACACCAACATAGATTCCTCGTTTGCAACATCGTTGCAAGCAAATTGTCCTAGCGTTGGTGGTGACCGAAATTTGGCTCCTCTTGACAGCTCCCCGACCACCTTTGACAATGCTTACTTCCAAGATCTGCAGAGCCAAAAGGGTCTCTTGCACTCAGATCAAGAGCTTTTCAATGGAGGATCCACTGATTCTCAAGTAAATGGCTATGTCAGCAACCCTTCAAGTTTTCAAACTGATTTTGCCAATGCAATGGTGAAAATGGGGAACCTTGGTCCACTGCTCACTGGGTCAAGTGGCGAAATCAGGACCAACTGCTGGAAGACCAATTAA
- the LOC106758569 gene encoding cationic peroxidase 1, whose amino-acid sequence MNISNITVRFFSLFSLIGIVSAQLSATFYGKTCPNALSTIKTEVVSAVNNDRRMGASLLRLHFHDCFVQGCDASVLLDDTSSFTGEKTAGPNANSLRGFDVIDTIKSKVESLCPGVVSCADILTVAARDSVVALGGASWTVPLGRRDSTTASLSSANSDLPGPTSSLSALISSFSNKGFTAKELVALSGSHTIGQARCTTFRRRIYNDTNIDSSFATSLQANCPSVGGDSTLSPLDTSSPNTFDNAYFKNLQSKKGLLHSDQELFNGGSTDSQVNAYSSNPASFKTDFANAMVKMGNLSPLTGSSGQIRTNCRKTN is encoded by the exons ATGAACATTTCAAATATCACAGTTCGTTTTTTCTCACTCTTTTCCCTTATAGGGATAGTCTCAGCCCAGTTATCAGCTACCTTTTACGGAAAAACATGTCCTAATGCACTTTCAACCATTAAAACAGAAGTAGTGTCTGCTGTTAACAACGATCGTCGCATGGGGGCTTCCTTGCTTCGTCTTCATTTCCATGATTGCTTTGTTCAA GGATGTGATGCATCAGTACTATTGGATGATACATCAAGTTTCACAGGTGAGAAAACAGCGGGTCCCAACGCTAATTCCCTGAGAGGGTTTGATGTAATAGATACCATAAAGTCTAAGGTGGAGAGCTTATGTCCTGGTGTTGTTTCTTGTGCTGATATACTTACTGTAGCAGCAAGAGACTCAGTAGTTGCA CTTGGTGGAGCTAGTTGGACTGTGCCACTGGGTAGAAGAGACTCAACCACTGCAAGTTTAAGTTCTGCTAACTCAGACTTGCCTGGTCCCACTTCAAGCTTAAGTGCTCTCATCTCTTCTTTCTCCAACAAAGGTTTTACAGCTAAAGAACTGGTTGCTCTTTCAG GATCGCACACAATTGGGCAAGCCAGGTGCACAACTTTCAGAAGAAGGATATACAACGACACGAACATAGATTCTTCTTTTGCAACATCATTGCAAGCAAACTGCCCTAGCGTAGGTGGTGACAGCACGTTGTCCCCTCTTGACACGAGCAGCCCAAACACCTTTGACAATGCATACTTCAAGAATTTGCAGAGCAAGAAGGGTCTTCTGCACTCAGACCAAGAGCTTTTCAATGGCGGATCCACTGACTCTCAAGTAAATGCTTATAGCAGCAACCCTGCAAGTTTCAAAACTGACTTTGCCAATGCAATGGTTAAAATGGGGAACCTTAGTCCACTCACTGGCTCTAGTGGCCAGATCAGAACCAACTGTAGGAAGACCAACTAA
- the LOC106758364 gene encoding uncharacterized protein LOC106758364 — MADPPSSHDELTKINIKLEQLLLSQANLSNTLHDIANRTTILENQSPLPHSSSSTTRPLKFDLPTFNGFDALGWIFKVNQFFDYHHTPPDQRIQIASFYLEGQALACFQWMFNNGLLSSWEAFLQALELRFAPSKFDDPIAALCKLTQTQSLHEYLSEFETLANRISDYPPNFYLSCFLSGLKPPLRREVTALQPPDLPHAIALAKLHEDKFRPSIPPLNCFGRTPTPPPPLSLSPSIPPKPLPPLLPTPTNKIPIKRLTEAEMQVRRDKNLCFNCDERYTRGHQCKPQFLLLTTFDSENPDDCLLSEDSTLTEESPSEAGLISLHAFSGHWTPRTFRVTGSIQGYAVQILVDTGATHNFIQHRVAQFLHLPTQPTPSPLRVMVGNGEFLPCSSFCPNVTLTLDNQEFSIDLYPLKLSGTDVVLGVHWLSMISPFVMDYNGPLMRFNWQQKLVELKGDPGPNPSPISAHQLRRLHNTDRVEALFQLTLESHPIPVPSSSNPSTTETTLPSSPEPTLQALISRYSTLFSTPTSLPPTRPTDHSITLSPNTQPISVRPYRYPHF; from the coding sequence ATGGCTGATCCTCCTTCTTCCCATGATGAGCTCACTAAAATCAACATCAAACTTGAACAACTCCTCCTCTCTCAAGCCAACCTTTCCAACACACTCCACGATATTGCCAACCGAACCACCATCCTGGAAAACCAATCCCCATTGCCCCACTCTTCCTCTTCCACCACCCGTCCCTTAAAATTTGACCTCCCCACCTTCAATGGCTTCGATGCTCTAGGCTGGATCTTTAAGGTCAACCAGTTTTTTGATTATCACCACACCCCACCCGATCAACGCATCCAAATCGCCTCCTTTTACTTGGAAGGCCAAGCCTTAGCCTGCTTTCAATGGATGTTTAACAATGGGTTGTTGTCATCATGGGAGGCATTTCTTCAAGCACTGGAGTTGCGCTTTGCTCCCTCTAAGTTCGATGATCCCATTGCAGCTCTCTGCAAGCTTACCCAGACACAGAGTTTGCACGAATACCTCTCGGAGTTCGAAACCTTGGCCAACCGCATCTCTGACTACCCCCCTAATTTCTACTTAAGCTGCTTCCTCTCGGGTTTGAAACCCCCTCTCCGCCGTGAGGTCACAGCCCTTCAGCCACCGGATCTACCCCATGCTATAGCTTTAGCCAAACTACATGAAGACAAATTTCGCCCATCCATCCCTCCTCTCAACTGTTTTGGTCGTACACCCACCCCCCCACCACCATTGTCACTTTCTCCATCTATCCCACCTAAACCACTTCCTCCGCTGTTGCCTACACCCACCAACAAAATTCCCATTAAACGCCTCACCGAGGCAGAGATGCAGGTTCGCAGAGATAAGAATCTATGTTTCAACTGTGATGAGCGTTACACGAGAGGCCATCAGTGCAAGCCccaatttcttcttctcaccacATTCGATTCTGAGAATCCAGATGATTGCCTCCTCTCCGAGGATTCCACGCTAACAGAGGAGTCTCCTTCCGAGGCTGGACTCATCAGTCTCCATGCTTTCTCGGGTCACTGGACCCCCAGAACTTTTCGGGTCACTGGGTCTATCCAGGGTTATGCGGTTCAGATCTTAGTTGATACTGGGGCAACCCATAATTTCATCCAACACAGGGTGGCCCAATTTCTTCACTTACCAACTCAGCCCACTCCTAGCCCATTACGTGTAATGGTTGGTAATGGTGAGTTTCTACCTTGCTCTTCATTTTGCCCCAATGTTACTCTCACTTTGGATAATCAAGAATTTTCTATTGACTTGTACCCACTGAAATTATCTGGCACCGATGTTGTACTTGGTGTTCATTGGCTTTCCATGATCAGCCCTTTTGTAATGGACTACAATGGTCCGCTTATGAGGTTTAATTGGCAACAGAAGCTTGTGGAACTTAAAGGGGATCCTGGCCCAAACCCTTCACCCATCTCAGCCCACCAACTCCGCCGCTTGCACAACACAGATCGGGTTGAAGCACTTTTTCAACTCACCTTGGAGTCACACCCAATTCCAGTACCCTCTTCTTCCAACCCCTCTACTACAGAAACTACACTTCCTTCTTCACCAGAACCCACATTACAAGCTCTAATTTCCAGATATTCCACCCTATTCTCCACTCCTACATCCCTCCCACCCACTCGTCCTACAGACCATTCCATCACACTATCCCCAAATACTCAACCCATTTCAGTTAGGCCATACCGCTATCCCCATTTTTAG